In Mycobacterium stomatepiae, the following are encoded in one genomic region:
- a CDS encoding nuclear transport factor 2 family protein: MSDAAESRPPFPPFTLETALQKVQAAEDAWNTCDPEKVSLAYTPDSHWRNRGEHVVGRAEIVAFLTRKWQRELDYSLRKVLWDFHENRIAVRFQYECHDDTGQWYRSYGNELWEFSPSGLMARREASINDIKIDESERRHFGPRPASEHGQDIPLW, encoded by the coding sequence ATGAGCGATGCCGCCGAATCCCGCCCCCCGTTTCCCCCGTTCACCCTCGAGACGGCGCTGCAGAAGGTCCAGGCCGCCGAGGACGCCTGGAACACCTGCGATCCCGAAAAAGTCAGCCTGGCTTACACGCCCGACTCGCATTGGCGAAACCGCGGCGAACACGTGGTCGGCCGGGCCGAGATCGTGGCGTTCCTCACCCGCAAGTGGCAGCGCGAACTCGACTACTCCCTGCGCAAGGTGCTCTGGGACTTCCACGAGAACCGGATCGCCGTGCGGTTTCAGTACGAGTGCCACGACGACACCGGCCAGTGGTACCGCAGCTACGGCAACGAACTGTGGGAATTCTCGCCGTCCGGATTGATGGCGCGGCGCGAGGCCAGTATCAACGACATAAAAATCGACGAATCGGAACGACGCCACTTCGGGCCCCGGCCTGCGTCGGAACACGGCCAAGACATACCGCTTTG